The following are from one region of the Salvia splendens isolate huo1 chromosome 2, SspV2, whole genome shotgun sequence genome:
- the LOC121790804 gene encoding protein PEP-RELATED DEVELOPMENT ARRESTED 1, chloroplastic-like encodes MAHAGVPSTAFSSVCVTNSHQSISRRSYFLKHTPSRPNFPSLSATHAGATINGDTSKGEEKWDASQYQALLKGGEQVTSVLEEMIKLLEDMNMDEASEEVAVQLAAQGVIGKRVDQMESGFMMALDYMIQLAARDEDDKRKSLLEVIKETVLSHLTKKCPPHVQVVGLLCRTPQKESRQELLRRVAAGGGVFQGDNGTKVHLPGANLNDIANQADDLLETMESRPVIPDRKLLARLVLIREEARSMMGGGILDERNDRGLNTLPEPEVNFLAKLVALRPGKTVRDMIKSVMQGRDEGADNSENQYGFVNERPSGIAERASITGRKPLPVRPGMFLETVSKVLGGIYAGNTSGITAQHLEWVHQNTLQILQEIAF; translated from the exons ATGGCGCATGCCGGAGTTCCCTCCACCGCCTTTTCCTCCGTTTGTGTTACAAATTCGCACCAATCTATTTCCCGGAGAAGCTATTTCCTCAAACACACCCCTTCACGCCCTAATTTCCCATCTCTCTCCGCTACTCATGCCGGCGCCACCATCAACGGCGATACTTCTAAGGGAGAGGAAAAATGGGATGCTTCTCAGTACCAAGCCTTGCTTAAAGGAGGAGAGCAGGTCACCTCTGTTCTCGAAGAGATGATTAAGCTC TTGGAGGATATGAACATGGATGAAGCATCTGAGGAGGTGGCGGTCCAATTGGCTGCACAGGGAGTCATTGGCAAAAGAGTTGATCAGATGGAGTCGGGGTTTATGATGGCTCTCGATTACATGATACAGCTTGCTGCACGCGATGAAGATGATAAG AGGAAGTCTCTCTTGGAGGTTATCAAGGAGACTGTATTATCTCATCTGACGAAAAAATGTCCTCCTCAT GTTCAAGTTGTTGGCCTGCTCTGCAGAACACCCCAAAAGGAGAGCAGACAGGAATTATTGAGGCGTGTGGCTGCAGGTGGCGGCGTATTTCAAGGTGACAATGGCACAAAAGTTCATCTTCCAGGGGCCAATTTGAATGATATAGCTAACCAGGCTGATGATCTTCTAGAG ACAATGGAATCCCGTCCTGTCATTCCTGATAGAAAGCTACTTGCAAGGCTTGTTTTGATCAGAGAAGAAGCCAGGAGCATGATGGGCGGTGGAATACTAGATGAAAGAAATGATCGTGGTCTCAACACGCTACCTGAACCAGAG GTCAATTTTTTGGCTAAACTTGTTGCTCTAAGACCAGGAAAAACTGTACGCGACATGATAAAAAGTGTAATGCAAGGAAGGGATGAAGGTGCAGATAATTCTGAGAACCAATATGGTTTCGTAAATGAAAGGCCTTCTGGAATAGCAGAAAGG GCTAGCATTACTGGTCGTAAACCTTTACCTGTGCGACCTGGCATGTTCCTTGAAACTGTTTCCAAG GTATTGGGTGGTATATATGCAGGAAATACTTCTGGAATAACAGCACAACATCTAGAATgg GTTCATCAGAATACACTGCAAATTCTTCAAGAAATCGCATTCTAG